The following are encoded in a window of Paenibacillaceae bacterium GAS479 genomic DNA:
- a CDS encoding two-component system, NarL family, sensor histidine kinase ComP (manually curated), with translation MLYLIRSIALFPLIGVDAHPVQGNQYRVDTIDPGFWAEGKLQPGDLLVEVNGESPSESFVLRTFEYLEMASSIKIVRESAGESQELSFDIPSDLTRNELVFRLILPSLSMLVFASFAFFVYRRKKEDPAAIYLILFFLSIGLAYLSSFSSGKGDLIGRTIMTIAFPAVPLTFLLFLNRYLLRYGKIFASRKVMTVMWGGFVLNLLLQVVEVFRFIGIKPEVLMAYFALGNLYILYKLIREYIAHRESDLKSLFKLTLLGQMVGFLPFLLLFGVPRLFGVPFIPVEAAAICLLGLPLVYLYMFTTQRLFDIDFFLSRFSYYTMLAFVPTLIITGLAVLIMSQNQLPWLNWVQLFLIVYLLITVFLFGKEFLDHRLRPKWSKDLNNFQGSLDRFSSRISRVMKQADLERVLEQEIRTILPIRDVKFFSYEQDAASMNRTTGKPGQTASAPTPENEQVAAQAVRELAESGRKLAVGVAVVLSRGLAVVIGQKRSTYHILWVGDKTNRTKFNLDELSWLKTLANYSAIVYENLYLIENLIGDLEAEMSKRQGTPTWVLRMIFQLAESERRKLASDLHDSALQDQLIWYRKLEAAMLDHELSEELRNDLTDIREGLLDVIHQIRETCNELRPPLLTEMGLVESLRSLFEQQQIRANYSIEFEAGPLTEALSDEATLTLFRIVQELLVNAGKHAKASRIWIELGQENGIRLRYKDDGIGLAQEKLGDSYQHMGLSGIKERVRSLAGKIRFFSEPGEGLEVDIWLPEKTAVSEGEDGKDGHDSNLAG, from the coding sequence GTGTTGTATCTAATTCGAAGTATTGCCTTGTTCCCGCTGATAGGAGTGGATGCACATCCGGTTCAGGGGAATCAATATCGAGTTGATACGATAGATCCGGGATTCTGGGCGGAAGGAAAGCTGCAGCCAGGTGATCTGCTCGTCGAGGTCAACGGCGAGTCTCCGAGTGAATCCTTTGTACTTCGAACCTTTGAATATTTGGAGATGGCATCCTCCATTAAAATTGTCCGGGAGAGCGCAGGAGAGTCTCAGGAATTGTCCTTTGATATTCCCAGCGATCTTACGCGCAATGAACTGGTTTTCCGTTTGATATTACCAAGTCTCTCTATGCTGGTCTTTGCATCCTTTGCTTTTTTTGTTTACCGTCGAAAAAAAGAAGATCCGGCAGCTATATATCTCATTCTGTTTTTTCTCAGTATAGGGCTTGCTTATCTAAGTTCTTTTTCCTCAGGAAAAGGCGATCTGATTGGCAGGACCATCATGACAATTGCATTTCCCGCTGTTCCGCTTACATTTCTATTGTTTCTGAATCGCTACTTGTTGAGATACGGAAAGATTTTTGCTTCCCGCAAGGTTATGACCGTTATGTGGGGCGGCTTTGTGTTGAACCTTCTGCTTCAGGTAGTAGAAGTTTTCCGATTCATCGGAATAAAGCCGGAAGTTCTAATGGCTTACTTTGCGCTTGGCAATCTTTATATTCTCTACAAGCTGATTCGTGAGTATATTGCGCATCGAGAGAGTGACCTGAAGTCGCTTTTTAAACTGACGCTGCTCGGCCAAATGGTCGGGTTTCTGCCGTTTCTGCTATTATTTGGCGTACCTAGACTATTCGGCGTGCCTTTCATTCCGGTAGAAGCTGCGGCAATCTGTTTATTAGGGCTACCCTTGGTCTACCTGTACATGTTCACGACCCAACGGTTGTTTGACATCGACTTTTTTCTTAGTCGGTTTTCATACTACACGATGCTTGCGTTTGTCCCGACACTGATTATTACCGGCCTGGCTGTGCTCATTATGAGCCAGAACCAATTGCCGTGGCTGAATTGGGTACAGCTGTTTTTAATTGTTTATTTGCTGATCACTGTATTTCTGTTCGGCAAGGAATTTCTGGATCACCGGTTGCGGCCAAAGTGGAGCAAGGATTTAAATAACTTTCAAGGCAGTCTGGACCGCTTTTCATCGCGCATCTCTAGGGTCATGAAGCAGGCTGACCTGGAGCGGGTGCTGGAACAGGAAATTCGCACGATTCTTCCGATCCGGGATGTGAAATTTTTCAGTTATGAGCAGGATGCCGCCTCGATGAATCGAACAACGGGCAAGCCTGGTCAAACTGCATCGGCCCCAACTCCAGAAAATGAACAAGTCGCTGCGCAAGCAGTACGGGAACTGGCGGAGAGCGGGCGCAAGCTGGCAGTCGGAGTTGCCGTTGTGCTTTCGAGAGGGTTGGCTGTCGTAATCGGGCAAAAAAGGTCGACCTATCATATTCTATGGGTAGGCGATAAAACTAACCGAACCAAGTTTAATCTCGATGAGCTGAGTTGGCTCAAGACGCTGGCTAACTACAGTGCAATCGTTTATGAGAATCTATATTTGATTGAGAATTTGATCGGTGACCTGGAAGCAGAAATGTCCAAGCGGCAGGGCACGCCAACCTGGGTGCTGCGGATGATCTTCCAGTTGGCCGAGAGCGAGCGCCGCAAGCTGGCGTCGGATCTGCATGATTCCGCTTTGCAGGATCAGCTAATCTGGTACCGCAAGCTGGAGGCCGCCATGCTCGATCATGAGCTTTCGGAGGAGCTGCGCAACGATTTGACGGACATCCGGGAGGGGCTGTTGGACGTTATTCATCAGATCCGGGAAACTTGCAACGAGCTGAGACCGCCGTTGCTCACGGAGATGGGGCTTGTCGAATCGCTGCGCAGCCTGTTCGAGCAACAGCAGATTCGGGCGAACTACTCCATTGAGTTCGAGGCCGGGCCGCTGACAGAAGCACTGAGTGACGAGGCAACGCTGACGCTGTTCCGCATCGTGCAGGAGCTGCTCGTGAACGCCGGCAAACATGCCAAAGCCTCACGTATCTGGATCGAGCTAGGGCAGGAGAATGGCATTCGCCTAAGGTACAAAGACGATGGGATCGGGCTGGCGCAGGAGAAGTTGGGAGATTCCTACCAGCATATGGGCTTGTCGGGCATTAAGGAGAGGGTACGCAGCCTTGCCGGCAAGATCCGTTTTTTCTCAGAACCGGGCGAAGGGCTTGAAGTTGACATCTGGCTGCCGGAGAAGACGGCAGTGAGTGAAGGAGAAGATGGGAAAGATGGGCATGATTCGAATCTTGCTGGTTGA
- a CDS encoding competence protein ComQ, which translates to MEYVIGHYSYAAAVGQAYMRHMNQNRGDTVSALAERLGHEMRESLASYFVLPQLQEMAQACLEEKLQESLLFGKMTVLHYRMFAGEDERIYRAAAAVELMVLSLDMIDDVQDKDNKSVVWNGYAPEITLNLALGMLMIAQRLLLEGGFESERARQAARLLSMQVLTAVHGQTLDLLNEIPDEEAYLDMVSQKSAALLVCACMIGTMLATGEWMEQVRGYAEQLGIAAQIKNDIRDLANWDNKNDFLNRKRTLPTLFLLQAVTDEDRWVLDYFEGRLTMEDVLNRREELEVIMEKTGTMLYSSVRMRTHYYRFLDLLGELNLDAGWQEEMLALAE; encoded by the coding sequence ATGGAATATGTCATAGGACATTATTCATATGCGGCAGCGGTTGGGCAGGCATACATGAGGCATATGAATCAGAACAGGGGGGATACCGTGTCAGCGTTGGCGGAGCGATTAGGACATGAGATGAGAGAGAGTCTGGCTTCATACTTCGTACTACCGCAGTTGCAGGAGATGGCGCAGGCCTGCCTGGAGGAGAAGCTGCAGGAATCGCTGCTTTTTGGCAAAATGACCGTGCTACACTACCGGATGTTCGCCGGTGAGGATGAGCGGATCTATCGCGCTGCGGCTGCGGTAGAGCTGATGGTTCTCAGCCTCGATATGATCGATGATGTGCAGGATAAGGATAACAAGTCGGTCGTGTGGAATGGGTATGCACCGGAAATTACGCTTAACCTGGCGCTCGGCATGTTGATGATCGCTCAGCGGCTGCTGTTGGAAGGCGGCTTCGAGTCGGAACGCGCTCGGCAGGCAGCCCGGTTGCTGAGTATGCAGGTGCTCACCGCCGTGCATGGCCAGACGCTTGACCTGCTCAATGAGATTCCCGATGAAGAAGCATATCTCGACATGGTGAGCCAGAAGTCGGCTGCCTTGCTCGTATGCGCATGCATGATCGGCACGATGCTCGCCACCGGTGAATGGATGGAGCAAGTGCGCGGCTACGCCGAGCAGCTCGGCATAGCGGCTCAGATCAAGAACGATATTCGCGATCTGGCTAATTGGGACAACAAAAATGATTTTCTAAATCGCAAGCGTACCTTGCCCACGCTGTTTCTGCTGCAGGCGGTAACCGACGAGGACCGCTGGGTTCTGGACTACTTTGAAGGACGGCTGACAATGGAGGATGTCCTGAATCGGCGTGAAGAGCTCGAAGTAATCATGGAGAAGACGGGTACTATGCTCTACTCCTCCGTCCGGATGAGGACGCATTATTATCGCTTTCTTGATCTGCTTGGAGAGCTTAACCTGGACGCGGGCTGGCAGGAGGAAATGCTGGCGCTGGCTGAATAG
- a CDS encoding GntR family transcriptional regulator has product MATALQLGSNSFLNVRYGADRPQGERPAPSLPEVLPLSISHTSSMPLYVQLRDQLRRLIRSGTLPPDFHLPSLRDLSRQLNCSLITVRRVYLDLEREGLLSIQKGIGTFVRSDDEGQSARRSWSRALVFEAFRSAVGTGIRHGMASEEMEELLRELLASIPDKEDA; this is encoded by the coding sequence ATGGCTACGGCACTGCAACTTGGTTCGAACTCATTTTTGAACGTGCGGTACGGAGCTGATCGTCCTCAGGGGGAGCGGCCGGCGCCCTCTCTTCCTGAAGTGTTGCCTCTCTCTATCTCGCACACTTCCTCGATGCCTCTTTATGTGCAGCTTCGTGACCAGCTTCGCCGACTGATTCGCAGCGGTACATTGCCGCCGGACTTTCACTTACCGTCTCTACGGGATTTGTCTCGGCAGCTCAATTGTAGTCTTATAACAGTGAGGCGAGTTTATCTGGATCTTGAGCGTGAAGGTCTGCTCTCTATTCAAAAAGGAATTGGGACTTTTGTCCGATCTGATGACGAAGGCCAATCCGCTCGCCGCTCCTGGTCCCGTGCACTCGTTTTTGAAGCTTTCCGCAGCGCTGTCGGCACTGGAATAAGGCATGGCATGGCCTCAGAGGAAATGGAAGAGCTGCTGCGAGAGCTGCTGGCTTCCATCCCCGACAAAGAAGATGCCTGA
- a CDS encoding ABC-2 type transport system permease protein: MKQFGLVFRYSFMERLRSKAFKLMTYVMVVLLAGLIFLPKYLQSDGQSVEGKIAVVNQTELAITPEGLRQSVSPSYDWRLISAEEAPAAREQLAKEEQWLGLATLEEKAGKPVLSLTVNKLDDADYSNQLNGYVQSLYTNAEMSKLVLDPAQKDRLTAAVQVEVQELKEGSKSYVEMYLPIYMITMLLYFLIYLFGGNVAVSVSVEKSSRVKEILITKVKPEQLLFGKVLGVGLAGLLQFLIIIGAGYAMLLASGSSAALDLFGFTVDFSILDGKTIALVVLFFVLGYFFYAALFAAAGSLVSRSEEVNQVTMPLAVLMMGGFMTALISMGDPEGTLAVSGSYIPFVTPFAMIVRIGITDPSGLEILVPMLILFASSGLACWMSAKIYKVGVLLYGQKPSPRLIYKALRSQ, translated from the coding sequence ATGAAGCAGTTCGGCCTCGTATTCCGCTATTCTTTCATGGAACGTTTGCGCTCCAAGGCGTTCAAGCTGATGACCTATGTCATGGTTGTGCTGCTGGCAGGTCTGATTTTCCTACCGAAGTACCTGCAGTCGGACGGTCAGTCGGTGGAAGGAAAGATTGCAGTCGTGAACCAAACGGAGCTGGCTATTACTCCAGAGGGCTTGAGGCAGAGCGTTTCCCCGTCTTATGACTGGAGGCTGATTTCCGCAGAGGAGGCTCCGGCGGCTCGCGAGCAGCTGGCAAAGGAAGAGCAATGGCTTGGACTGGCGACGCTTGAAGAAAAAGCCGGCAAACCAGTGTTATCCCTCACAGTCAACAAGCTGGATGATGCCGATTACTCCAATCAACTGAACGGCTATGTGCAGAGTCTCTACACGAATGCCGAGATGAGCAAGCTTGTCCTCGATCCAGCCCAGAAGGATCGCCTGACCGCTGCTGTACAAGTAGAGGTGCAGGAGCTTAAAGAAGGCAGCAAGTCTTATGTGGAGATGTACCTGCCGATCTATATGATCACGATGCTGCTCTATTTTCTCATCTATCTTTTCGGAGGCAATGTGGCGGTGTCCGTATCCGTCGAAAAGAGCTCTCGTGTCAAAGAGATCCTTATCACCAAGGTGAAGCCGGAGCAGTTGTTGTTCGGCAAGGTGCTCGGCGTCGGCCTCGCTGGGTTGCTGCAATTCCTGATCATCATCGGCGCCGGTTACGCCATGCTGCTTGCTTCGGGCTCAAGCGCCGCTTTGGATCTGTTCGGCTTCACGGTTGATTTCTCCATTCTGGACGGCAAAACGATTGCTCTAGTAGTGCTGTTTTTCGTCCTTGGCTACTTCTTCTATGCGGCGTTGTTCGCAGCGGCAGGCTCGCTTGTCAGTCGCAGTGAAGAGGTCAACCAGGTGACAATGCCGCTCGCTGTCTTAATGATGGGAGGCTTCATGACCGCATTGATTTCGATGGGTGATCCCGAAGGCACGCTCGCTGTTTCCGGTTCCTACATTCCCTTCGTGACGCCATTTGCCATGATCGTGAGAATAGGAATAACCGATCCGTCAGGTCTGGAAATTTTAGTGCCGATGCTGATTCTGTTCGCCTCAAGCGGCCTAGCTTGCTGGATGTCCGCTAAGATTTACAAGGTTGGCGTACTGCTCTATGGACAGAAGCCGAGTCCAAGGTTGATCTACAAAGCTCTCAGATCGCAGTAA
- a CDS encoding ABC-2 type transport system ATP-binding protein has product MGLEVKHLIKRYGGNTVLHGISLKAGTGRAFGLLGGNGAGKTTTIRSILGLVNYDSGAVTWNGRPITENRPSIGYLPEERGLYPKEKVSEQLVYFARLEGMTRQVAVRSMKAWLERLGIAEHENKRVEQLSKGNQQKVQIISALIHDPELVILDEPFSGLDPINSDMLASIVQDQLGLGKTMIFSSHQMGQVERFCDQICILKRGQMMVSGSLLEIKRAYGRSNLLLRSEQDLTPHLTAFGMQPVEASAQEWQVKVDSEEQAHRLLQSMNEVGVRLLKFEIKEPTLHEIFVEKVGEVS; this is encoded by the coding sequence ATGGGGTTGGAAGTCAAACATTTGATCAAGCGATACGGGGGCAACACGGTGCTTCACGGTATCTCACTGAAGGCGGGCACCGGCAGAGCGTTCGGCTTGCTGGGAGGTAACGGAGCGGGCAAAACGACGACGATCCGCTCGATTCTCGGACTGGTCAATTATGACTCCGGCGCAGTGACATGGAATGGCCGTCCGATTACCGAGAATCGGCCTAGCATTGGCTATTTGCCGGAGGAGCGAGGTCTGTATCCAAAGGAGAAAGTGAGTGAGCAACTCGTTTACTTCGCCAGACTGGAAGGAATGACGCGGCAAGTGGCGGTCAGATCGATGAAGGCTTGGCTGGAGCGCCTTGGCATCGCCGAGCACGAGAACAAGCGCGTTGAGCAGCTGTCCAAAGGCAACCAGCAGAAGGTGCAGATCATTTCAGCACTCATCCACGATCCGGAGTTAGTTATTCTCGACGAGCCATTCAGTGGGCTGGACCCCATCAACTCCGATATGCTTGCCTCCATCGTCCAGGACCAGCTGGGACTGGGCAAAACGATGATTTTTTCCAGCCATCAGATGGGTCAGGTGGAGCGATTCTGCGACCAGATCTGCATTCTGAAGAGAGGACAAATGATGGTTTCCGGCAGTCTGCTCGAAATCAAACGCGCCTATGGCCGCTCGAATCTGCTGCTGCGCAGTGAGCAGGATTTGACTCCGCATTTGACTGCCTTCGGCATGCAGCCGGTAGAAGCCTCCGCTCAAGAGTGGCAGGTCAAGGTAGACAGCGAAGAGCAAGCTCATCGTTTGCTGCAATCGATGAATGAGGTCGGCGTTCGCTTGCTGAAGTTCGAGATCAAGGAGCCGACGCTCCACGAAATCTTCGTTGAAAAGGTTGGGGAAGTATCATGA
- a CDS encoding Uncharacterized membrane protein: MIGLHIVLAVVVLILYLTVLLTYTPQANYRSGMLFAIKLPPEAIGHPEIKSVQERFRKEMRQVTLWTAAALLPYVLLFPWIGFQIVYFIVWMAGFIFIIVRPFQRAFHRTLELKRREDWFVGPRKRMLKVDLRAARQKNARSLSPWLFLIPICMGAVLMLMEGNRGSDFLPLAAMGITLALVMLGITLIHRRMKAQVYSTDSEVNVLLNQTRRCSLSRLFLLLAILENGHVLLLLFAFRSSNAGLQMIWLYAASAFALVPILVIYWTYRGIRKLEEDILAPDGEAVYSDDDEYWANGFTYHNPHDSRVMVPKRIGIGETFNTGTTVGKILFRGILGLAGAAMLFVCTMLLISELVSPSMEIAEKRRVHISYPMYSMSFNAGDVQELTLVNDIPRGSKRVGEATDKVLRGRFNLEGLGKSNLYVYKNNPPYIRMKLKDSFVFFNEKDRMGTEQLFRQLTGSGIGTGET; encoded by the coding sequence ATGATCGGACTTCATATCGTGCTTGCTGTTGTTGTCCTCATTCTTTATTTGACTGTGCTGCTCACCTATACCCCTCAAGCCAACTATCGCAGCGGCATGCTGTTCGCAATCAAGCTGCCGCCAGAAGCGATTGGTCATCCGGAGATCAAGTCCGTACAGGAGCGCTTCCGCAAGGAGATGCGCCAGGTTACGCTTTGGACGGCTGCTGCTTTGCTCCCGTATGTCCTGCTTTTTCCCTGGATAGGATTTCAGATTGTTTACTTTATAGTATGGATGGCCGGATTCATTTTTATCATAGTGCGCCCCTTCCAGAGAGCCTTCCACAGAACTTTGGAGCTCAAGCGAAGGGAGGATTGGTTCGTCGGACCTCGCAAACGAATGCTGAAAGTGGATCTCCGGGCAGCCAGACAGAAGAACGCGCGGTCGCTTTCGCCCTGGCTGTTCCTGATCCCAATCTGTATGGGAGCGGTTCTTATGCTGATGGAGGGGAATCGTGGCAGCGATTTCTTGCCTCTGGCCGCTATGGGCATAACTCTGGCTTTGGTCATGCTGGGAATAACGCTGATTCATCGGCGCATGAAGGCCCAGGTGTACAGTACCGACAGCGAGGTTAATGTGCTGCTGAATCAGACGCGGCGGTGCAGTCTGTCACGATTGTTTTTGCTGCTGGCAATTTTGGAGAATGGGCATGTGCTGCTCCTCCTGTTTGCTTTCAGAAGCAGCAACGCAGGGCTGCAAATGATCTGGTTGTATGCCGCGTCGGCGTTCGCGCTTGTGCCGATCTTGGTGATTTATTGGACTTACCGCGGTATTCGCAAGCTGGAAGAAGATATTCTGGCCCCTGATGGTGAGGCTGTTTACAGCGATGACGACGAATATTGGGCGAACGGCTTTACCTACCATAATCCTCATGACAGCAGGGTTATGGTTCCCAAGCGGATTGGAATCGGGGAGACTTTTAATACAGGGACAACGGTTGGGAAGATACTTTTCAGAGGTATTCTGGGTTTGGCAGGGGCGGCAATGCTGTTTGTTTGCACGATGTTGCTAATCTCCGAGCTTGTGTCGCCGTCAATGGAGATTGCGGAAAAGCGTCGGGTTCATATTTCTTACCCCATGTATTCCATGAGCTTTAATGCTGGAGACGTGCAGGAGCTTACGCTTGTGAACGACATCCCCCGCGGCTCCAAGCGGGTCGGGGAGGCGACGGATAAGGTGCTGCGCGGAAGATTCAACCTGGAGGGCCTCGGTAAGTCCAACCTGTATGTATACAAGAATAACCCGCCTTATATCCGCATGAAGCTCAAGGATTCATTCGTGTTCTTTAATGAGAAGGATCGCATGGGCACAGAGCAACTGTTCCGACAGTTAACTGGAAGCGGGATTGGGACAGGTGAAACTTAA
- a CDS encoding DNA-binding transcriptional regulator YhcF, GntR family — protein MIITLDPDSSTPFYEQLRNQIVLGIATGQLEPGEKLPTVRQLAEELSMNPMTVNKAYALMKQEGFIAIDRRHGAKVKPQLASSQERKELPPRLEQELQLLIAEASIHGMDEDGFQEACGRIFAQMTGGFEKGVLR, from the coding sequence ATGATCATTACACTAGATCCCGATAGCAGCACTCCGTTCTACGAACAGTTGCGCAACCAGATCGTGCTCGGCATCGCCACAGGTCAGTTGGAGCCTGGGGAGAAGCTGCCCACGGTGCGTCAGCTGGCGGAGGAGCTTAGTATGAATCCGATGACGGTCAATAAAGCGTACGCTCTGATGAAACAAGAGGGTTTCATCGCCATCGATAGGCGGCATGGCGCCAAGGTCAAGCCGCAGCTAGCATCATCTCAAGAGCGCAAAGAACTGCCGCCCAGACTGGAACAGGAACTGCAACTGCTCATTGCTGAAGCCTCCATTCATGGCATGGATGAGGATGGCTTCCAAGAAGCCTGCGGAAGAATTTTTGCCCAAATGACCGGGGGATTCGAGAAAGGAGTCTTGCGATGA
- a CDS encoding paired small multidrug resistance pump gives MNWWLLILAGLLEIVGVIGIKRVAQNNNWTNNLILIGGFVISFQLLVRAMETIPLATAYAVWTGIGAVGATVVGMIFFKEPKNLVRVACIVGVIFAVVGLKLTS, from the coding sequence ATGAATTGGTGGCTGCTTATTTTGGCGGGGTTGTTGGAAATCGTAGGCGTTATCGGCATCAAAAGGGTAGCTCAGAACAACAACTGGACGAATAACCTGATCCTGATCGGCGGATTTGTCATTAGTTTTCAACTGCTTGTGCGGGCTATGGAAACGATCCCTTTGGCAACGGCATACGCCGTATGGACAGGAATTGGAGCGGTAGGAGCCACCGTTGTGGGCATGATTTTTTTCAAGGAGCCAAAAAACTTAGTTAGGGTCGCATGCATTGTGGGTGTTATTTTTGCTGTGGTGGGGTTGAAGCTGACTTCCTAG
- a CDS encoding paired small multidrug resistance pump, whose protein sequence is MEAKAQKKPISEARAWCYVIIGGILEIVWASGFKYESINGAIVLVSLLVSFDLLIRATTVLPVGTVYAVFAGMGTLGTTAVEMVVSGGAVRPLRIVFILLLLACMIGLKLSASAKGGEAR, encoded by the coding sequence ATGGAGGCGAAAGCGCAGAAGAAACCGATAAGTGAAGCGAGAGCATGGTGTTATGTCATTATTGGAGGTATCCTCGAAATAGTCTGGGCGAGCGGATTCAAGTATGAATCGATAAATGGAGCCATCGTTCTGGTCTCTTTGCTAGTCAGCTTCGATTTGCTTATAAGAGCTACAACAGTTTTGCCGGTAGGAACGGTTTATGCCGTATTTGCCGGTATGGGAACGTTAGGTACAACAGCGGTTGAAATGGTTGTGTCCGGCGGAGCGGTTCGTCCGCTTAGGATCGTGTTTATTTTGCTGCTGCTGGCCTGTATGATCGGGCTTAAACTGTCAGCTTCAGCTAAGGGAGGCGAAGCCAGATGA
- a CDS encoding DNA-binding transcriptional regulator, MerR family: MYRIGELAKQTNLSIRTLRYYDEIGLLKPAKVAESGYRYYSNEEIRQLQHITALKELGFTLSAIKSMLGSGPKLAAPEWESYLELELLAIRNERARLDEMEKLLFNARYAYEMKGELEPEDIFLFIRAMNIPPESREQFLSRNFTQRESEIIKNLPDLGEDDERNLVWVKLIRQIREQLHEPPDSPASQQLAAHLIDVSMEWFGQDEQLIEKYWTKIRSEEGEEPKVYGMDAEVMAYMDRIVDWYLQHLEEGTNDGGESAEETDK; this comes from the coding sequence ATGTATAGGATTGGCGAATTGGCCAAACAAACGAATTTATCGATCCGAACGTTAAGGTACTATGATGAGATCGGGCTGCTCAAGCCCGCGAAAGTAGCCGAATCCGGGTACCGATACTATTCAAACGAAGAAATTAGGCAGCTCCAGCATATAACAGCTCTGAAGGAGCTGGGGTTTACGTTATCGGCCATTAAAAGTATGCTCGGTTCCGGTCCGAAGCTTGCTGCGCCTGAGTGGGAGTCTTATTTAGAGCTTGAACTGTTGGCAATCCGAAACGAACGGGCGAGACTAGATGAGATGGAAAAGCTGCTGTTTAACGCTCGTTATGCTTATGAGATGAAGGGGGAGCTTGAACCCGAAGATATTTTTCTGTTCATCCGGGCGATGAACATTCCTCCAGAGTCCAGGGAACAATTCCTGAGTCGGAATTTTACACAGCGGGAAAGCGAAATTATTAAAAACCTGCCGGATCTTGGCGAGGACGATGAACGAAACTTGGTCTGGGTGAAGCTGATCCGTCAAATAAGAGAGCAGCTTCACGAACCGCCAGATTCTCCGGCTTCGCAACAGCTTGCGGCGCATTTGATAGATGTATCAATGGAATGGTTTGGCCAGGATGAGCAGCTCATCGAGAAATACTGGACAAAGATCCGTTCCGAGGAAGGTGAAGAGCCTAAGGTGTACGGGATGGACGCTGAGGTGATGGCTTACATGGACCGAATCGTGGATTGGTACCTGCAGCATTTAGAGGAGGGGACAAACGATGGAGGCGAAAGCGCAGAAGAAACCGATAAGTGA
- a CDS encoding ABC-2 type transport system permease protein, which yields MTFSTKRVTAIFVKDFKDMSRNMFVSSTLILPLLMAIIYRQTGTLSIDMTYLIINMTFSFVGAFIQSSLIAEEKEKNTLRGLMLSPASTLEIFFGKSLLSLIVTLVLTAGSILLLGYSPANVPVISVALVLSAVFYVGLGTLIGLITKSVMEASVAILPAVGVFTFGSLLTLLFDKYPFLKVAEYLPNLQLIELASAVERGESWGEGWPNLLVIFAWIVVVYLVTTYVYRKRRMDD from the coding sequence ATGACATTTTCTACGAAGAGAGTAACTGCAATTTTCGTTAAGGATTTCAAAGATATGTCACGCAATATGTTTGTTTCCTCGACGCTGATTTTGCCGCTGCTTATGGCAATTATTTACAGACAAACTGGCACCTTATCCATCGATATGACCTACCTGATTATTAATATGACCTTTAGCTTTGTCGGGGCATTTATACAATCCAGCCTAATTGCTGAAGAAAAAGAGAAAAATACATTGCGGGGGCTCATGCTCTCCCCAGCTAGCACGTTGGAAATTTTCTTTGGCAAAAGTCTGTTGAGCCTCATAGTCACTCTGGTTTTAACTGCGGGCAGCATACTTCTGCTCGGCTACAGCCCAGCTAATGTTCCCGTTATAAGCGTGGCTTTGGTGCTGTCGGCGGTATTTTACGTCGGGCTAGGTACGCTCATCGGGCTAATCACAAAGTCGGTTATGGAAGCGTCAGTTGCGATCCTTCCCGCAGTGGGTGTGTTTACATTCGGCTCGTTGCTTACGCTCTTATTTGATAAATATCCGTTTTTAAAAGTGGCGGAGTATTTGCCGAACCTGCAGCTTATTGAACTGGCGAGCGCCGTAGAAAGGGGCGAAAGCTGGGGGGAAGGTTGGCCGAACCTGCTTGTTATTTTCGCTTGGATAGTCGTAGTTTATCTTGTGACGACGTATGTCTACAGGAAGCGCAGAATGGACGATTAA